In one Brevibacillus composti genomic region, the following are encoded:
- a CDS encoding WIAG-tail domain — protein sequence MAKVNRRKLSKSAGRRSGRLEFPLLQSGADIDWLEDLESDQQLASGGQRSIPVLQPTSQPSSPPLPQSSPQASPQPPAQAASQVLPNTPRAKMIPQQTTFSKVIKERRDEKDHSIVYTDDLTDQAVTAEKIANRAIDATKIKLGSIDNNLLKDYAVDNAKLADRAVTSSKIAPDAIQTHHIGRNVITTDMIQDRSITADKLQNGSITSEKLADKTIDSIKFAEGAIQSKHIQEQAITSELIEDQAVTAEKIKMGTIQTNNLANYIINSVKLEDNAVSSEKIRDGAVTSSKIDDEAIEAHHIKRGSILHEHLAEGAIDAANLSPGSITEHHLSSYIIHSQHLAPESVTAQKVAPYAISTEHLDDHSVTAEKLAREAVNGTHLQPASIQTIHLQDNSVTHKKLGDDQVTTSKLADNAVDADKLAPRSVSSKHLIEESVEAKHLASGSINKDKLAKGVIDSIHLSERVISNIHLKDHIIHTNNLVDHSITTSKLAAESVSTDKVTELSIVTSKIADGAITSPKLASESVKARHLAKNSVSHDKLVDKAVQAKHIAHDTIQTEHLQNYAVTADKLAAGSVTRDKLAPRSVDRTHLDLQSISGEHIEKQTLSGEHLNTGSITAEHLQSGSVRGSHLARMAVDSQHIAPQAICSEQIKEEAVQTAHIAPRSVTSEKIGLFSVTNDHIADRAITRDKIATSSIRSEHLLDHAVSSRHLSEGSVAPRHLQEGSVAPRHLQEGSVASRHIQEASIRKQHIAPEAVATHHLANGAVTADKLAFSPIETANQQGTTLQQYGFQTFRMAASKKAVDVTIRLEIPFANTDYCLVAMTNRMGCQVSFKYGNQSAAVVTVFRNRSGQEEKGIIQWIAIGVKGDGASEESGEPNDIEDAREAFADQANKEGKPEAEAADQVVLDEDEDAMDEDELLLLNMAEEEEDDFADFDLAEEQEGER from the coding sequence ATGGCGAAGGTAAACCGTCGAAAACTGAGTAAAAGCGCAGGAAGAAGGTCCGGGAGGCTGGAATTTCCTTTGCTGCAAAGCGGAGCGGACATAGACTGGCTGGAAGACCTGGAATCCGATCAACAGCTGGCGAGCGGGGGACAGAGAAGCATCCCTGTGCTGCAGCCCACCTCCCAACCCTCGTCCCCGCCATTGCCTCAATCCTCACCCCAAGCATCACCTCAGCCACCGGCTCAAGCAGCATCCCAAGTCCTGCCCAATACGCCCAGGGCGAAAATGATTCCTCAACAAACCACGTTTTCCAAGGTGATCAAGGAACGGCGAGACGAAAAGGATCATTCAATCGTGTACACAGATGATTTGACCGACCAGGCCGTAACCGCGGAGAAGATTGCCAACCGCGCCATCGATGCGACCAAAATCAAGCTCGGCAGCATCGACAACAATCTGTTGAAAGACTATGCGGTCGATAATGCCAAGCTGGCGGATCGAGCTGTCACTTCCAGCAAAATCGCGCCGGACGCCATCCAGACACACCACATCGGCAGAAATGTCATTACCACAGATATGATCCAGGACCGGTCCATTACCGCAGACAAACTGCAAAATGGCAGCATTACGAGCGAGAAGCTGGCTGACAAAACGATCGATTCGATCAAATTCGCCGAAGGGGCGATCCAGTCCAAGCACATACAAGAGCAGGCGATTACCAGCGAATTGATCGAGGATCAGGCCGTAACCGCAGAAAAAATCAAAATGGGCACGATCCAAACCAATAATCTGGCCAACTATATCATCAACTCTGTCAAGCTGGAGGATAACGCCGTCAGCAGCGAAAAAATCAGGGATGGCGCCGTTACTAGCAGCAAGATTGACGACGAGGCGATCGAAGCCCATCATATCAAGCGAGGCTCGATCCTGCATGAGCATCTGGCCGAAGGCGCAATCGATGCCGCGAATCTCTCTCCAGGCAGCATCACTGAACATCATCTCTCCTCCTACATCATCCACTCGCAGCATCTGGCCCCTGAGTCCGTGACTGCCCAAAAGGTGGCCCCCTATGCCATCTCGACCGAACATCTCGATGACCATAGCGTGACTGCGGAAAAGCTGGCCCGGGAGGCCGTAAACGGCACGCATCTGCAGCCGGCGTCCATCCAGACGATCCACCTGCAAGACAACAGTGTGACTCATAAAAAGTTGGGGGATGATCAAGTCACGACAAGCAAACTGGCGGATAACGCCGTCGATGCCGACAAACTGGCACCGCGATCTGTGTCCAGCAAGCATCTGATTGAAGAATCAGTCGAAGCCAAGCATCTGGCCAGCGGCTCCATCAACAAAGATAAGCTGGCCAAAGGCGTGATCGACTCGATTCATCTGAGTGAGCGGGTCATCAGCAATATCCATTTGAAGGATCACATCATTCACACCAATAATCTGGTCGATCATTCCATCACCACATCCAAGCTGGCAGCGGAATCTGTCTCGACGGACAAGGTGACGGAACTGAGCATCGTCACCTCCAAAATCGCGGATGGTGCGATTACATCGCCCAAATTGGCCAGCGAATCCGTCAAGGCAAGACATCTCGCCAAAAACTCGGTATCCCATGACAAGCTGGTCGATAAAGCCGTACAGGCAAAGCATATCGCCCATGACACAATTCAGACCGAGCATCTGCAAAATTATGCGGTGACAGCCGACAAACTGGCGGCGGGCAGCGTCACCCGCGACAAATTGGCCCCGCGCAGCGTAGACCGTACCCATTTGGACTTGCAATCGATATCAGGTGAGCATATCGAGAAGCAGACCCTGTCCGGAGAGCACTTGAATACGGGATCGATCACGGCCGAACACCTCCAGTCCGGCAGCGTCCGGGGGTCGCATCTGGCCCGAATGGCAGTGGATAGCCAGCACATCGCTCCGCAAGCGATCTGCTCCGAGCAGATTAAAGAAGAAGCCGTCCAGACTGCCCACATCGCCCCGCGCAGCGTAACCAGCGAAAAAATCGGCTTGTTTTCGGTAACCAATGACCATATTGCGGATCGGGCCATCACCCGGGATAAGATTGCGACTAGTTCGATTCGCTCCGAGCATTTGCTGGATCACGCGGTCAGCAGCCGCCATCTTTCCGAGGGCAGCGTCGCCCCCCGGCATCTGCAGGAGGGAAGTGTGGCGCCGCGCCATTTGCAAGAAGGCAGCGTGGCTTCCAGGCATATCCAGGAAGCGAGCATCCGGAAACAGCATATCGCGCCGGAGGCGGTCGCTACCCATCATCTCGCCAACGGAGCCGTAACCGCTGATAAACTGGCTTTTTCCCCGATCGAAACGGCCAACCAGCAAGGAACCACCCTGCAACAGTACGGCTTTCAGACTTTCCGGATGGCAGCCAGCAAAAAGGCGGTAGACGTGACGATCCGTCTGGAAATTCCTTTTGCCAACACAGACTATTGCCTGGTCGCGATGACCAACCGGATGGGCTGCCAGGTGTCCTTTAAATACGGCAACCAGTCTGCAGCCGTCGTGACCGTATTCCGAAACCGTTCCGGCCAGGAAGAGAAGGGCATCATTCAGTGGATCGCGATCGGCGTAAAAGGCGATGGGGCTTCCGAAGAGTCCGGGGAACCAAATGATATTGAGGACGCGCGGGAAGCCTTCGCGGATCAAGCGAATAAGGAAGGAAAGCCGGAAGCTGAAGCGGCGGATCAAGTCGTACTGGATGAAGATGAGGACGCGATGGACGAAGATGAACTCCTTCTGCTGAATATGGCGGAAGAGGAAGAAGATGACTTCGCCGATTTCGATCTGGCGGAGGAGCAGGAAGGCGAGCGGTAG
- the asnS gene encoding asparagine--tRNA ligase, with protein sequence MMTTIAQVGQHVGQEVRIGCWLYNKRSSGKIQFLQLRDGSGFIQGVVVKAEVPEAVWEAASQLTQESSLYINGIVRADERAPSGYELTVTGIEIIQISHEYPISLKEHGVDFLMDHRHLWLRSPRQRAVMAIRSEVIRAVNEYFYQNGFYKVDPPILTPTSAEGTTNLFHTKYFDEDAYLSQSGQLYMEAAAMALGRVYSFGPTFRAEKSKTRRHLIEFWMIEPEMAFVDHEENLRIQEEFVSHVVQSVLKNCQRELKTLERDTTKLQNVVAPFPRITYDDAIKLLQEKGSEIKWGDDFGAPDETLIAEHYDKPVFITHYPTEIKAFYMKPHPERPEVVLCADLIAPEGYGEIIGGSQRIDDPVLLEERFREHELSEEAYQWYLDLRKYGTVPHSGFGLGLERTIAWICGLDHVRETIPFPRMLYRLYP encoded by the coding sequence ATGATGACAACCATTGCCCAAGTCGGGCAGCATGTGGGACAAGAAGTACGGATTGGCTGTTGGCTGTATAACAAGCGCAGCAGCGGGAAAATACAATTTTTGCAGCTTCGCGACGGCTCGGGATTCATTCAGGGCGTCGTCGTCAAAGCAGAAGTGCCGGAAGCGGTATGGGAAGCGGCTTCCCAATTGACCCAGGAAAGCTCGTTATACATAAACGGCATCGTTCGGGCAGATGAGCGTGCCCCGAGCGGCTACGAACTGACAGTGACCGGTATTGAAATCATTCAAATTTCTCATGAATACCCGATCTCTCTGAAGGAGCATGGCGTTGATTTCCTCATGGACCACCGTCATCTGTGGCTGCGCAGCCCCCGTCAGCGGGCGGTGATGGCGATCCGCTCCGAGGTGATTCGGGCCGTGAATGAATATTTCTACCAAAACGGCTTCTACAAGGTAGATCCGCCGATTCTGACTCCTACTTCTGCGGAGGGGACGACGAACCTCTTCCACACGAAGTATTTTGACGAGGACGCCTATCTTTCCCAGTCGGGTCAGCTGTATATGGAAGCCGCAGCGATGGCGCTCGGCCGCGTCTATTCGTTTGGTCCCACTTTCCGTGCGGAAAAATCGAAAACCCGCCGCCACTTGATCGAGTTCTGGATGATCGAGCCGGAGATGGCCTTCGTGGATCACGAAGAAAATCTGCGCATTCAGGAGGAATTCGTCTCCCATGTCGTACAATCCGTCCTGAAAAATTGCCAGCGAGAGCTGAAAACGCTGGAGCGCGATACGACGAAGCTGCAAAATGTAGTGGCGCCGTTCCCGCGCATCACTTATGACGATGCGATCAAGCTGCTGCAGGAAAAGGGCAGCGAGATTAAATGGGGAGATGACTTCGGAGCTCCCGATGAGACGCTGATCGCAGAGCATTACGACAAGCCGGTATTCATCACCCATTATCCGACCGAGATCAAGGCATTTTACATGAAGCCGCATCCAGAGCGTCCGGAAGTGGTGCTCTGTGCCGACCTGATCGCACCGGAAGGCTACGGCGAGATCATCGGAGGCAGCCAGCGTATCGACGATCCCGTCCTGCTGGAAGAGCGCTTCCGTGAGCATGAGCTCTCTGAAGAGGCCTACCAATGGTATCTCGACCTGCGCAAATACGGTACGGTTCCTCACTCCGGATTTGGATTGGGGCTGGAGAGAACGATTGCCTGGATTTGTGGACTGGATCACGTCCGCGAGACGATTCCGTTCCCGCGCATGCTTTACCGTCTGTACCCGTAG